The following are from one region of the Nocardioides marmotae genome:
- a CDS encoding class I adenylate-forming enzyme family protein: MATRTDERGIRHYDVALPADLVDMLRRTVAARGDHPAFVTPVGTTTWAEVGAETDGLARRMRAAGVGEGDRVAVLAGNGLPFTVAVLATWAAGGIVVPLNHRLTPADLGALLADSGADLLLVGADLAGAAAEAAATVTDRSIRSTVADAEGNFLAGEAAADLPASTPGAAAPAAIMYTSGTTGRPKGVVISHGNALQNAVTCTTVIGRRPDDVELVMVPQFNITGLCSQTVPVVLLGATAYLLDGFEAGRALDAARDHGCTSTVGAPTMWWRMLERAAERDDEALGGFRLSLFGGAPMPTALLQRMREAMPQATLGNGFGMTETCSMITYVGGEDAVRMPHSVGRPLPLTELRLRRPGTDEDAGPDEIGEIVVRGGQVALGYWTADGIAPLTDEDGWVATGDAAVLEDGFVVLRDRLKDVIKRGGESVFSFEVENVLHQHSGVLDAAVVGVPDEQYGERVVAHVVAKPGHDLTPDEVRAFCREHLAHFKVPAVVEIRDELPRNPGGKVVKAELRDA, from the coding sequence GTGGCCACCCGTACCGACGAGCGGGGCATCCGCCACTACGACGTCGCGCTGCCGGCCGACCTGGTCGACATGCTGCGGCGCACCGTGGCCGCACGCGGCGACCACCCGGCGTTCGTGACCCCCGTCGGCACGACGACGTGGGCCGAGGTCGGCGCGGAGACCGACGGGCTCGCTCGACGGATGCGCGCCGCCGGGGTCGGCGAGGGCGACCGGGTCGCCGTGCTGGCCGGCAACGGGCTCCCGTTCACCGTCGCGGTGCTGGCGACCTGGGCCGCCGGCGGGATCGTCGTGCCGCTCAACCACCGCCTCACCCCGGCTGACCTCGGTGCCCTCCTCGCCGACAGCGGCGCCGACCTGCTGCTCGTGGGCGCCGACCTGGCGGGGGCCGCGGCCGAGGCGGCCGCGACCGTCACCGACCGGTCGATCCGCTCGACGGTGGCCGACGCCGAGGGCAACTTCCTGGCCGGCGAGGCCGCCGCGGACCTCCCGGCGTCGACGCCGGGCGCCGCCGCCCCGGCGGCGATCATGTACACCTCCGGCACCACCGGCCGCCCCAAGGGCGTGGTGATCAGCCACGGCAATGCCCTGCAGAACGCCGTCACCTGCACCACCGTGATCGGCCGCCGCCCCGACGACGTCGAGCTGGTGATGGTCCCGCAGTTCAACATCACCGGCCTGTGCTCGCAGACGGTGCCGGTCGTCCTCCTCGGCGCCACGGCGTACCTGCTCGACGGGTTCGAGGCCGGTCGCGCCCTCGACGCGGCCCGCGACCACGGCTGCACCTCCACCGTCGGCGCCCCGACGATGTGGTGGCGCATGCTGGAGCGGGCGGCCGAGCGCGACGACGAGGCGCTGGGAGGGTTCCGCCTCTCCCTCTTCGGCGGCGCCCCGATGCCGACGGCCCTGTTGCAGCGGATGCGCGAGGCGATGCCGCAGGCGACGCTCGGCAACGGCTTCGGGATGACCGAGACCTGCTCGATGATCACCTACGTCGGCGGCGAGGACGCCGTGCGGATGCCGCACAGCGTCGGCCGGCCGCTCCCTCTCACCGAGCTCCGCCTGCGCCGCCCCGGGACCGACGAGGACGCCGGCCCCGACGAGATCGGCGAGATCGTGGTCCGCGGCGGCCAGGTCGCCCTCGGCTACTGGACGGCCGACGGGATCGCGCCGCTCACCGACGAGGACGGGTGGGTCGCCACCGGCGACGCCGCCGTCCTCGAGGACGGCTTCGTGGTCCTGCGCGACCGGCTCAAGGACGTCATCAAGCGCGGGGGCGAGTCCGTCTTCAGCTTCGAGGTCGAGAACGTCCTCCACCAGCACTCGGGAGTCCTGGACGCCGCGGTCGTGGGTGTCCCGGACGAGCAGTACGGCGAACGCGTGGTCGCCCACGTCGTCGCCAAGCCCGGGCACGACCTCACACCGGACGAGGTCCGTGCCTTCTGCCGCGAGCACCTCGCCCACTTCAAGGTCCCCGCGGTGGTCGAGATCCGGGACGAGCTACCGCGAAATCCCGGCGGCAAGGTGGTCAAGGCCGAGCTCCGCGACGCCTGA
- a CDS encoding acyl-CoA synthetase: MHTTQHDSELARSRRLVLGEILARNARRAPDRTAVVFEDSSLTFAQLDERANRLANALADRGVGHGDKVAVLMYNRLEVVESFFACQKLGACPVPVNFRLAPSELAYILEDSDAVAVLTDDELTALALESTDGLAPVRLVATTGTPQGRAESYEELLAAGGPTAPDADVDEDDLAFLMYTSGTTGRPKGAMLTHQNLVCNTVNWILEMEAWPGDTWLSGLPLFHIGGVNGLLPFIYLAGTCIITPSTGFDPEESLRLLERHRPDMCYFVPTQWQQICELPRATEIDTSRLRRALWGASQAPPSTLELLVTTFPTVGIVNAFGQTEMSSNTCFLKADDAVRKMGSVGLPAVNVEVRIVDDEGKDVPRGAVGEIVYRGPTVMKGYYKLPEATADAFRGGWFHSGDLVRQDEEGFIYVVDRVKDMIISGGENIYPAEVERAVERHPAVREVAVVGVPHPRWVETPVAVVVAQGGERPPAEEVLDFLRSDLASYKKPSAVVYVDELPRNASGKILKRTLRDSYWELFAQTGQTE, from the coding sequence ATGCACACCACGCAGCACGACAGCGAGCTCGCCCGCAGCCGGCGGCTCGTCCTGGGCGAGATCCTGGCGCGCAACGCGCGCCGGGCCCCCGACCGGACGGCCGTCGTCTTCGAGGACTCCTCGCTGACCTTCGCCCAGCTCGACGAGCGGGCCAACCGGCTCGCGAACGCGCTGGCCGACCGGGGCGTCGGTCACGGCGACAAGGTCGCGGTGCTGATGTACAACCGGCTCGAGGTCGTCGAGTCGTTCTTCGCCTGCCAGAAGCTGGGCGCCTGCCCGGTCCCGGTGAACTTCCGGCTCGCCCCGAGCGAGCTGGCCTACATCCTCGAGGACTCCGACGCCGTCGCCGTGCTGACCGATGACGAGCTGACCGCGCTCGCCCTGGAGTCGACCGACGGCCTCGCCCCGGTCCGCCTGGTGGCGACGACAGGTACGCCGCAGGGCCGCGCCGAGTCCTACGAGGAGCTCCTCGCGGCCGGCGGCCCCACCGCGCCGGACGCCGACGTCGACGAGGACGACCTTGCGTTCCTCATGTACACCTCCGGCACGACCGGCCGCCCGAAGGGCGCGATGCTCACCCACCAGAACCTGGTGTGCAACACGGTCAACTGGATCCTCGAGATGGAGGCCTGGCCGGGCGACACCTGGCTCTCCGGCCTCCCGCTCTTCCACATCGGTGGGGTCAACGGGCTGCTCCCGTTCATCTACCTGGCCGGCACCTGCATCATCACGCCGTCGACCGGCTTCGACCCCGAGGAGTCGCTGCGGTTGCTCGAGCGCCACCGGCCGGACATGTGCTACTTCGTGCCGACGCAGTGGCAGCAGATCTGCGAGCTTCCGCGCGCCACCGAGATCGACACCTCCCGCCTTCGGCGAGCCCTGTGGGGGGCCTCCCAGGCGCCGCCGAGCACGCTCGAGCTGCTGGTGACGACCTTCCCGACCGTCGGGATCGTCAACGCCTTCGGCCAGACCGAGATGTCGTCGAACACCTGCTTCCTCAAGGCCGACGACGCCGTGCGCAAGATGGGTTCGGTCGGCCTGCCCGCCGTCAACGTCGAGGTCCGCATCGTCGACGACGAGGGCAAGGACGTGCCCCGGGGCGCGGTCGGCGAGATCGTCTACCGGGGCCCCACGGTGATGAAGGGCTACTACAAGCTCCCCGAGGCGACGGCCGACGCGTTCCGCGGCGGCTGGTTCCACAGCGGCGACCTCGTCCGGCAGGACGAGGAGGGCTTCATCTACGTCGTCGACCGGGTCAAGGACATGATCATCAGCGGCGGGGAGAACATCTACCCCGCCGAGGTCGAGCGGGCCGTCGAGCGACACCCGGCCGTCCGCGAGGTCGCGGTGGTCGGAGTCCCGCACCCCCGCTGGGTCGAGACGCCCGTCGCGGTCGTCGTGGCGCAGGGTGGCGAGCGGCCGCCCGCCGAGGAGGTCCTCGACTTCCTGCGCAGCGACCTGGCGTCGTACAAGAAGCCGTCGGCTGTGGTGTACGTCGACGAGCTGCCCCGCAACGCCTCCGGGAAGATCCTCAAGCGCACGCTGCGGGACAGCTACTGGGAGCTCTTCGCCCAGACCGGGCAGACCGAATGA
- the sucB gene encoding 2-oxoglutarate dehydrogenase, E2 component, dihydrolipoamide succinyltransferase encodes MAHVLMPRLGVSVTEGTVSTWLKQVGETVEVGEPICEVATDKVDTEIESTVAGVLVEQLYAVDEVVEVGAPLATVASADEPAVSAPGPAPAPAPAPLAEREQPPSIVPDPASFGDDPDPVPDPVPDPAPAAPASGAEVLMPRLGVSVTEGTVSTWLKRVGETVEVGEPICEVATDKVDTEIESTVAGVLAEQLYAEGEVVQVGEPLAVVTADGAVPAAPPAPAAPVPAAAPPPAAAPPPAAAPVPAAPAPAGPTVPGEPAQLRPARFDHGAAVARTLDTITRTGRPAASPAARQLAVTLGVDLTAVTGTGGGGHVTRADVRRRAEQPAAAIPAQAPTAPSAPAPAPVGPDGLPVGYEDVPYDAVPTSRIRRVTAEHMSRSRRTAAHMTTEVDVDLGLLTDVRARLNAHRAAQGRSKLSFLPFVARAACAALLDHRDLNATFETERLLRWGEVNLGIAVDTPRGLMVPVLRGAERMTVESLGEGITDLAARLRDGKPGPDDFRAGTFTISNPGSVGAVSAPAIINQPQVAILGMPTIQRRPWVVTMADGQESIAIRPILRLALTFDHRAVDGADATRCLVDIRRRLEAWGVDDYR; translated from the coding sequence ATGGCGCACGTCCTGATGCCCCGCCTGGGGGTCTCGGTCACCGAGGGCACGGTCTCGACCTGGTTGAAGCAGGTGGGCGAGACGGTCGAGGTCGGCGAGCCGATCTGCGAGGTGGCCACCGACAAGGTCGACACCGAGATCGAGAGCACGGTCGCCGGGGTCCTGGTCGAGCAGCTGTACGCCGTCGACGAGGTCGTCGAGGTCGGCGCGCCGCTCGCGACGGTGGCGTCCGCCGACGAGCCGGCTGTCTCCGCGCCCGGCCCGGCGCCCGCGCCTGCCCCCGCTCCGCTGGCGGAGCGGGAGCAGCCCCCGTCGATCGTGCCCGACCCGGCGTCGTTCGGCGACGACCCCGACCCGGTGCCCGACCCGGTGCCCGACCCGGCGCCGGCCGCGCCGGCGAGCGGGGCGGAGGTGCTCATGCCCCGCCTGGGGGTCTCGGTCACCGAGGGCACGGTCTCGACCTGGTTGAAGCGGGTGGGCGAGACGGTCGAGGTCGGCGAACCGATCTGCGAGGTGGCCACCGACAAGGTCGACACCGAGATCGAGAGCACGGTCGCCGGGGTCCTGGCCGAGCAGCTGTACGCCGAGGGCGAGGTCGTCCAGGTCGGTGAACCGCTCGCGGTCGTCACCGCCGACGGCGCGGTGCCCGCGGCACCGCCCGCGCCTGCGGCACCCGTGCCTGCGGCGGCACCCCCGCCCGCGGCGGCACCCCCGCCCGCGGCGGCACCCGTGCCCGCGGCACCCGCGCCGGCGGGCCCAACCGTCCCGGGTGAGCCCGCGCAGCTGCGTCCGGCGCGCTTCGACCACGGCGCGGCTGTCGCCCGCACGCTGGACACGATCACCCGGACCGGCCGCCCCGCCGCATCGCCCGCTGCTCGGCAGCTCGCCGTCACGCTGGGGGTCGACCTGACCGCCGTCACCGGCACCGGGGGTGGGGGCCACGTCACCCGCGCCGACGTCCGACGACGAGCCGAGCAGCCCGCCGCGGCGATCCCGGCCCAGGCGCCTACCGCCCCGAGCGCGCCTGCCCCCGCACCCGTCGGTCCGGACGGGCTGCCGGTCGGTTACGAGGACGTGCCGTACGACGCCGTCCCGACGAGCCGCATCCGGCGCGTGACGGCCGAGCACATGTCGCGGTCGCGGCGCACCGCCGCCCACATGACCACCGAGGTCGACGTCGACCTCGGGCTGCTCACCGACGTGCGCGCGCGCCTCAACGCGCACCGGGCCGCCCAGGGGCGCTCCAAGCTGTCGTTCCTGCCCTTCGTGGCGCGAGCGGCGTGCGCCGCTCTGCTGGACCACCGCGACCTCAACGCGACGTTCGAGACCGAGCGGCTGCTCCGCTGGGGCGAGGTGAACCTCGGGATCGCGGTCGACACCCCGCGCGGCCTCATGGTCCCGGTGCTGCGGGGCGCCGAGCGGATGACGGTGGAGTCGCTCGGCGAGGGCATCACCGACCTCGCGGCCCGGCTGCGGGACGGGAAGCCGGGCCCCGACGACTTCCGCGCTGGCACGTTCACGATCTCCAACCCCGGCTCGGTCGGGGCGGTGTCGGCGCCGGCGATCATCAACCAGCCCCAGGTCGCGATCCTGGGCATGCCGACCATCCAGCGCCGTCCCTGGGTCGTCACGATGGCCGACGGGCAGGAGTCGATCGCCATCCGCCCGATCCTGCGGCTGGCGCTCACCTTCGACCACCGCGCCGTCGACGGCGCGGACGCGACCCGTTGCCTGGTCGACATCCGCCGGCGGCTGGAGGCGTGGGGCGTCGACGACTACCGCTGA
- a CDS encoding TetR/AcrR family transcriptional regulator — MSSTERRQQIVTRAAGLFDQSGYSNTTMDDIARDVGVAKPTLYHYFPSKDDILHAIHGEFIDLLIERHEARTEAGLRPEQLLLEVMADILELMETHRGHVRVFFEHHRELPPEARGPIKEKRDRYERIVEDLIAAGVESGVFRAADPHLAALATFGMCNWAYQWYRPGGRLRSRELAYQFWNYLVYGLGTDQLTLPTPRATPPA; from the coding sequence ATGTCGTCGACCGAGCGGCGGCAGCAGATCGTCACCAGGGCCGCCGGCCTCTTCGACCAGTCCGGCTACTCCAACACCACGATGGACGACATCGCTCGGGACGTCGGCGTCGCAAAGCCCACGCTCTACCACTACTTCCCGAGCAAGGACGACATCCTCCACGCCATCCACGGCGAGTTCATCGACCTCCTCATCGAGCGGCACGAGGCGCGCACGGAGGCCGGGCTGCGGCCCGAGCAGCTGCTGCTGGAGGTCATGGCGGACATCCTGGAGCTGATGGAGACCCACCGCGGGCACGTCCGGGTCTTCTTCGAGCACCACCGCGAGCTCCCGCCCGAGGCGCGAGGGCCGATCAAGGAGAAGCGGGACCGCTACGAGCGGATCGTCGAGGACCTGATCGCGGCCGGGGTCGAATCGGGTGTCTTCCGCGCCGCCGACCCGCACCTGGCCGCCCTGGCCACCTTCGGCATGTGCAACTGGGCCTACCAGTGGTACCGCCCGGGAGGGCGGCTGCGGTCGCGGGAGCTGGCCTACCAGTTCTGGAACTACCTGGTCTACGGGCTCGGCACCGACCAGCTCACCCTGCCTACGCCGCGGGCGACGCCCCCGGCCTGA
- a CDS encoding cyclase family protein, whose translation MGRTADGKWSDEWTPPVFSVDANGKVIGYVNDRTPNNWGRWGELDEKGTANLLTPERVAAAARLIETGKVVSCAIPLDSSGPVHPTRTGVVHLYGYTGSDFVAGTKAGQDYPNFQGTDDYIFMPLQGSTQWDGLSHFFYKDTMFNGFWIGNVESYAGARRGSIHQMKDTLVGRGVLLDLPKFKGVDRLQPQYGITPDDLDACAEAQGVTVGEGDMLVIRTGHVPWYYQLEDKMEYWKVGAPGITRAVVDWLAEKDVAALAMDNIAVEVEPHEEPFEHVYPLHARLIRDLGLTLGEVWWLEDLSATCAELGRYEFFLSAPPLNVTNASGSPANPVAVF comes from the coding sequence ATGGGCCGCACCGCAGATGGCAAGTGGTCGGACGAGTGGACGCCGCCGGTCTTCTCCGTCGACGCCAACGGCAAGGTCATCGGCTACGTCAACGACCGCACCCCGAACAACTGGGGCCGTTGGGGCGAGCTCGACGAGAAGGGCACGGCCAACCTGCTGACCCCGGAGCGGGTCGCGGCCGCCGCCCGCCTGATCGAGACCGGCAAGGTCGTCAGCTGCGCGATCCCGCTCGACAGCTCCGGCCCGGTCCACCCGACCCGCACCGGCGTCGTCCACCTCTACGGCTACACCGGCTCGGACTTCGTCGCGGGCACGAAGGCCGGGCAGGACTACCCGAACTTCCAGGGCACGGACGACTACATCTTCATGCCGCTGCAGGGCAGCACCCAGTGGGACGGCCTCTCCCACTTCTTCTACAAGGACACGATGTTCAACGGCTTCTGGATCGGCAACGTCGAGTCCTACGCCGGCGCCCGTCGCGGCTCGATCCACCAGATGAAGGACACCCTGGTCGGTCGCGGCGTGCTGCTCGACCTCCCGAAGTTCAAGGGGGTCGACCGCCTGCAGCCGCAGTACGGCATCACGCCCGACGACCTCGACGCTTGCGCCGAGGCCCAGGGCGTGACGGTCGGCGAGGGCGACATGCTCGTCATCCGCACCGGGCACGTGCCGTGGTACTACCAGCTCGAGGACAAGATGGAGTACTGGAAGGTCGGTGCTCCGGGCATCACGCGGGCCGTCGTCGACTGGCTCGCGGAGAAGGACGTCGCGGCGCTGGCGATGGACAACATCGCCGTCGAGGTCGAGCCGCACGAGGAGCCCTTCGAGCACGTCTACCCGCTCCACGCGCGCCTGATCCGCGACCTCGGCCTCACCCTCGGCGAGGTGTGGTGGCTCGAGGACCTCTCGGCGACCTGCGCGGAGCTCGGCCGCTACGAGTTCTTCCTCTCCGCGCCGCCGCTCAACGTGACCAACGCGTCCGGCTCCCCGGCCAACCCGGTCGCCGTCTTCTGA